Part of the Streptomyces antimycoticus genome, CGCTGGTCCGCTACGCCGCGGCCCGCTTCCGCAGCCGCAACGAACCCATGGAGGACGTGATCCAGGTCGGCACCATCGGCCTGATCAACGCGATCGACCGGTTCGACCCGGACCGCGGGGTGCAGTTCCCGACGTTCGCCATGCCGACCGTCGTCGGCGAGATCAAGCGCTACTTCCGCGACAACGTCCGCACCGTCCATGTGCCGCGCCGGCTGCATGAGCTGTGGGTGCAGGTCAACGGCGCGACCGAGGATCTGACCGTGCTGCACGGCCGCTCCCCGACGACGGCCGAGATCGCCGAGCGGCTCAAGCTCAGCGAGGAGGAGGTGCTCGCCTGCATCGAGGCGGGCCGCTCCTATCACGCCACTTCCCTGGAGGCCGCCCAGGAGGGCGACGGACTGCCCGGGCTGGTCGACCGGCTCGGCTACGAGGATCCGGCGCTCGCCGGAGTCGAGCACCGCGATCTGGTGCGCCATCTGCTCGTACAACTGCCCGAGCGCGAGCAGCGTATCCTTTTGCTGCGTTACTACAGCAATCTGACGCAATCTCAGATCAGCGCCGAGCTCGGCGTCTCCCAGATGCATGTGTCCCGACTGCTGTCCCGCAGCTTCGCCAGGCTGAGGTCCGCAAATCGGATCGAGTCCTGATCCTTGCGAGGGACCTGCGCCCCGGTACCTCAAGGCTGTAATGTCGACTTGGCGCTACAGCGTGTTGCCGACATGTGACATTCTGCAGGAACCGCGTTTGGCGCGGCCCGACCTCCGGTATTCAGGGGGAGGCTGCGTCGGACGCGAACCGCGCAGCTGGGATCCGTCCGCGACCTCTAGGGGGTGGCATGTCCGTAGAACTGGGCAGCTCGAAGGTGCTCAACAACGATGCACCGCTCATGCCTGACGACTGCGACGCCATCGACACCCGCACCCTCTCCCGCTCCCTCTTCCTGCGGCTCGCCACACTCGACAAGGACAGTGCGGAAGCCGGCTACGTCCGTGACACCCTCATCGAGCTGAACCTCCCGCTCGTCCGCTACGCGGCGGCCCGGTTCCGCAGCCGTAACGAGCCGATGGAGGACATCGTCCAAGTCGGCACCATCGGCCTGATCAAGGCGATCGACCGCTTCGACTGCGAACGGGGCGTGGAGTTCCCGACGTTCGCCATGCCGACCGTCGTCGGCGAGATCAAGCGGTTCTTCCGTGACACCAGTTGGTCGGTGCGGGTCCCGCGGCGGCTGCAGGAGCTGCGGCTGGCACTCACCAAGGCCAGTGACGAGCTGTCACAGAAGCTCGACCGCTCCCCGACCGTCCCCGAGCTCGCCACGGCGCTGGGCGTCTCGGAGGAGGACGTGGTCGACGGGCTCGCCGTGGGCAATGCCTACACGGCCAGCTCGCTGGACTCCCCGTCCCCCGAGGACGACGGCGGCGAGGGGTCGCTCGCCGACCGGCTGGGGTACGAGGACAGCGCGCTGGAGGGCGTGGAGTACCGCGAGTCGCTCAAGCCCCTGCTGGCCAAACTGCCGCCGCGCGAGCGCCAGATCATCATGCTGCGCTTCTTCGCCAATATGACGCAGTCGCAAATCGGCGAAGAGGTCGGGATCTCCCAGATGCATGTCTCCCGGCTGCTCACCCGGACCCTGGCCCAGCTGCGCGAGGGTCTGATCTCGGACTGAGCCGGCCGCCCGGTCACCCTGTCGGATCCCTGTACACCTGACGGGCCGTCAGACACACTGGCCCGATGCGATACGCATCGAGCCGGACAACCGGCCGTCGAGGCACGGCGCTCGCCTCCTCGGCGGCCGCGCTGTGCCTGGGGGCCCTGCTCAGCGGCTGCGGCGCGGGCGGCGACGGCTATGTCGCCGCCGGGGCGGCCGGGCCCGACGGCCAGCGGAGCGCGAAGGCCGTACCGCCCAAGGGCGGTGTCGACCTGGTGCCCCTGGACGAGGACGGCATAGGGAACGATCGCGACGGTAAGGGCGGCACGGGCGGGAAGCGCGATCAGGGCGCATCCGGACCCGCGGCCACCGGGGACGGCAAAGCCGGCGGACCGGGCTCGCGGGCGCCCTCGGCATCAGCACGGGCCCCCGGCCGTACGGACGGCCCGGGCCGCGGGAAGGGCGGCTCCGGGGCCCCGGAGCATGCGGACGACGACCCCAAGGGCGACGACGGGCCCAAGGGCGACGAGCCGGGGAAGCCCTCGCCCTCCGGGCCCGGCTCGGACCCCTCGAACCCGTCCGGCTCCCCCACGCCCACCGGACCGGCCGTCCTCGAGGTCGGCAAGCCGGAGCGTACGGCGACCGATGAGCGCTGGTGCGAGAAGGTGAAGGTCGAGTTCCGCAACACCGGAGGATCCGCCGTCGCCTCGGGCACCGTCACCTTCTCGACGCATGTGATCGACCTCCTCGGCATCGACTGGGCGACGCTGAAATCCGAGGAAGAGCTGCCCGCGCCGATCGGCGCGGGTCAGAAGAAGGAGAAGACCTGGACGGTGTGCGTGGACGACTGGCGGGTGCCGCTGGGCATGCATATCGAGACCAAGGACGTCTCGGTCACCTGGAAGCCGTAAGGCCGGCCCGGCAGCCGTAAGGGGCGCGGAAGCTCATGCTCCCGCTGGAAGCGTCAGGGCCTCGGGGCTCAGCCCAGCGCCAGCCAGGCCACCGCGGCGACGATCACGACCGCCGCGATCACACCGACGATCACGCCCACGCGCGAACCGCCGCTCGATCCGGTGGACGCCTGAGGCTGCCGCGTGCCCTCGTCGACGAAGGCGCGGAACATCTGAGTGGAACCGGACGGGTCCTGGTTGCCGTTGGGGCTCTGGGGGTTGTTCGCCATGGGCCCCGACCCTAGCGAACGAGCGGATTCCGGGACACCCCCGGGTCTCAGCGGCACCTGGCGCCTCAGCCACCCCACTTGACCGACTCCAGAACGACTCTTTAACGGCAATTTACCGCCCAGACCGCCCTTTCATTTGCCTGTTGCAACTAACTTCTTCTATGGTTGCCCTAAGCAACTGACCAATCCCTCTGGGGGTGCCGTGGCCACACAGCGCCACTACGAGGAGCTGGCCCGGCAGCTCAGCGCCATCGGCACCGTCAAGCGCGGGCTCGGGCGCGTCCTGCCGACCGACTGCCCATCGGGCGCCGCCATCGTCCTGATGCTCCTCGACCGCTACGGCGAGATGCGCATGAGCAAGCTCGCCGAGCTGCTCGACATCGATATGTCGGTGACCAGTCGGCATGTGGCACATGTCGCGGACCGCGGCTGGGTGGACCGCAAGGCCGACCCGCTCGACCGGCGGTCGCGCCTGCTGAGCATCAACGCCAGCGGACGAACCCTGCTCGGCCAGGTGTCCGAGCGCTACACGGACGCGCTCGCCCACTGTCTGAGCGACTGGTCGGACGAGGACGTCGACCACCTCAACGAACTTCTCGACCGATTGCGGACGAGTTTCGGGGACACGCGTTCCCGGGCCGTGCCGCAACAGGCCGAGAGCAGCATCACCCGTACACCTTCGCAACGTTAAGGAACTTCATGGCAACGACCACACCGGACGGCGGTGTGCGGGGACCCGCGGGGCACCCCGCCCACGCCAAGCACGGCGGAGGAGGACACCGGGCCCATCAGGGCCACGACGCGGACTCCTCGGCGCCGATGACCCACCGGCAGATCATGGAGGCGCTCTCCGGGCTGCTGCTGGGGATGTTCGTCGCGATCCTGTCGTCGACGATCGTCTCCAACGCGCTGCCCGAGATCATCGCCGATCTCCACGGCGGTCAGTCCGCCTACACCTGGGTCGTCACCGCCACCCTGCTGGCCATGACCGCCGCCACCCCGCTGTGGGGCAAGCTCTCCGATCTGTTCAGCAAGAAGCTGCTGGTCCAGATAGCCCTGCTGATCTATGTCGCGGGCTCCGTGGTGGCCGGTCTGTCGCAGAACCCCGGCATGCTGATCGCCTGCCGTGTGGTGCAGGGCGTCGGCGTCGGCGGTCTGTCCGCCCTGGCCCAGGTCGTCATGGCGGCGATGATCTCCCCGCGTGAGCGTGGCCGGTACAGCGGCTACCTCGGCGCGACCTTCGCCGTCGCGACCGTCGGCGGTCCGCTGCTGGGCGGCGTGATCACCGACACCTCCTGGCTGGGCTGGCGCTGGTGCTTCTACGTCGGCGTTCCGTTCGCCGTCATCGCGCTGATCGTGCTGCAGAAGACCCTGAAGCTCCCCGTGGTCAAGCGGGACGTCAAGGTCGACTGGAGCGGCGCCTTCTTCATCAGTGCGGCGGTCTCGCTGCTGCTGCTCTGGGTGACCTTCGCGGGCGACAAGTACGACTGGATCTCGTGGCAGACCTACGCGATGGTCGGCGGTTCGATCGCGCTCGGCCTGATCTTCATCCTGATCGAGTCCAAGGCGCGCGAGCCGATCATCCCGCTGCGGCTGTTCCGCAACAAGACGATCACCCTCGCCTCGCTGGCGTCGCTCTTCGTCGGTATCGCGATGTTCTCCGGCACCGTCTTCTTCAGCCAGTACTTCCAGCTGGCGCGCGGTGAGACGCCCACCATGTCGGGCGTCATGACCATCCCGATGATCGGTGGCCTGTTCATCTCCTCGACCGTCTCCGGTCAGGTCATCACCAAGACCGGTCGCTGGAAGGCATGGCTGGTCATCGGTGGTGTGCTGGTGACGGCGGGCCTCGGGCTGCTGGGCACCATCCGGTACGACACCCCGTACTGGCACATGGCGATCTACATGGCACTCATGGGCCTCGGCATCGGCATGATGATGCAGAACCTGGTGCTGGCCACCCAGAACCAGGTGGCCCCGCAGGACCTCGGCGCGGCCAGTGCCGTCGTCACCTTCTTCCGCTCCCTGGGCGGTGCGGTGGGCGTCTCGGCGCTCGGTGCGGTGCTCGCCAACCGCGTCACCCACTACGTCAAGGACGGCCTGGCCGACCTCGGCCCCAAGGGCGCCGCGCTGGGCCACGCCGGCACCGGCGGCGGTGGCATCCCCAACGTCAAGGCGCTGCCCGAGCCGATCCGCACGATCACGGAGAGCGCCTACGGCCACGGTGTCGCGGACGTCTTCCTCTTCGCCGCCCCGGCCGCGCTGCTCGGCCTTCTGCTGACCCTGTTCATCAAGGAGGTCGCCCTGAAGACCAACTCCGGATCCCAGCAGGCCGCGACCGCCTCGGACGCCCCGGCCACCGACGCCACCCCGGCCGACGCGATGGCGGCCCCGGCCGCCGCCGGACAGGTCGCCGACCTCGAGCCCGCGCTCGTGGGCGCCCCGGCCACCGGGATGCCCGAGCCGGACTCGGTCGGTGCCCTCGCGGCCACCGCCCCGCAGCGCCTGGCGGCCTTCGCCTCCACCGGGGGCGACGGCGCGGACCACCAGCCCCGGCAGGGTGTGCACGGCTTCGTGCGGAACGCGGACGGCGGCCCCGTCGCCCGCGCCGCGGTGACGCTGATCTCGCTCGCCGGGCGCCAGCTGGGCCGCTCGGTGGCGCACCCCGACGGCTCGTACGCCCTGGACGCGCCGAGCTCCGGCTCGTACGTCCTGATCGCGGCGGCCGACGGGCACCAGCCGCAGGCGTCCACGATCGTGGTCGGGGACGAACCGCTCGGCTTCGACATCGTCCTGTCGGGCACCAGCGGTCTGGTGGGCACCGTGCGCGGCGCCGCCGACGGCCGTCCGGTCGACGCGGCGATGGTCGTGGTCACCGATGTCCGCGGCGAGGTGCTGGCCACCGGGAAGACCGGTGAGCAGGGCGACTTCGGCTTCGAGGAGCTGGTCTCCGGGACCTTCACGCTCGCGGTGAACGCGCCGGGCTACCGGCCCGCGGCCCTGCCCGTCGAGGTGGGCGCCCAGGGTCTGACCCGGGTGGAGATAGCCCTGCAGGCCGGCGCCCGGGTGCAGGGCATAGTCCGGGCCGGTGCCGACCGGCGCCCGCTGCCGGACGCGCGGGTCACCCTCGTGGACGCGGCCGGGAACGTGGTCGCCACCTCCACCACCGGTGAGGACGGCGCGTACGCCTTCACCGACCTGGACGCGGGCGACTACACGGTCATCGCGAGCGGCTACCCGCCGGTCGCGGGGGCGCTGACGGTCTCCGGGCCCGGCGTCGACGGCCACGACGTCGAGCTCGCCCACCCGGGCGAGTGACGGAACTCCGGGCCCGGGGCGCGTAAGAGCGGAGACGCGCCCCGGGCCCGGTCCGGGTGACGGATTTTTCCGCCGGTCCCGGAACCCGGATCCCGGCGGCGGTGTAGTGAAGGCAGGGGACGGCCTTACACCGCCGCCCGGATCCGGCGCACAACCACCACGAACACGACGTACACGACGTACACGGTGAACACGACGAGCACGACCAGCACGTCGAGCACGACCAGCACGTCGAGCACGACCAGCTCGACGAGCACCACGCACACGACCAGCAACACCAGTACGACCAGCAGCACGAGCAACACGAGCGACACCCGAGCGGGAGCGAAACGCGGCATGACGACCACAGGAGCAGGAGCAGTCGGGGGAGCGGGGCTGCGGGCCCGGATCCACACCCGCGACGGCTGGGCGGTCCAGCACGCGGTGCTGACCGTCACGGATATGACGGGCGCGCAGGTGCTGCGTGCGCAGGCCGACGGGGACGGCGCCGTGCGGACCGACGAGCCGCTGCCGCCGGGGCCGTACACGATCATCGCCACCGCCGTCGGCTATGCCCCGGTCGCGTCCACGGCGATCGTCACGGCTTCCGGGCGGGCCGATGTGGGCACGGTGGTGCTGGCGCGGCAGGGCGGAGTGGAGCTTCCCCCGCCCGGTGCGTGGACGCTCGACCCGGCGCATTCGACGGTGGCCGCCGTCGCCCAGCACCTGGGGATCTCCAGCGTGCACGGCCGGTTCACGGAGTTCGGCGGGCGGATCGAGGTCGGCGAGGACATCGAGAAGTCGCGCGTCGAGGCGGTCATCCAGGCCGCCAGCATCGACACCGGCAATGCCATGCGGGACGGCCATCTGAAGTCGCCCGACTTCCTCAATGTGGAGGAGTTCCCGCAGCTGACGTACCGGAGCACACATCTGAGCGCGGCCGGGGCCGACCGCTGGACGGTCCATGGCGAGCTGTCGATGCACGGCGTCGTCCGGGACGTGGACCTGGACCTGACATACCTGGGCACGGGCCCCGACCCCTGGGGCGGAGTGCGAGCGGCCTTCCGGGCCGTCGCCGAGCTGCGCCGCGAGGACTTCGCGATGAACTACAACCAGGTGGTCGCGGCGGGCATCGCGGCGATCGGCACGACCCTGCGGGTGGAGCTGGACATACAGGCGGTGCAGGGCGAGGAGCTCCCCACGGCCTGACGGCCCGGCGGCCGCCCGACCGGTCGGGCCCCGACCGCCCGGCAGCCGGACCGTCCGGTGCCCTGGCCGCCCCGCAGCCCGACCCTCCGGCGCCTTGGCCGTCCGGCGGCCCGGTCCTCCGGCGGCCCGACCGTCCGCGGCTGATGTCCCGGGGCGGCGCCCCGGTCCGCCGGGCGCGCGCTACCGGTCCCGCAGGGCTTCGATACCGGCGATCGCGAGGTCCAGGGCGAACGTGAAGTCGCGGTCCCGCATCTCCTCGACCGTATTGCCGCCCCGAGCCTTCATGATCTTCCGCGACTCGTCGAACTCCATACGGTCCGCGACCGAGTTCATCGTCTCGTGGAACAGCTCGTCCTGGGTGAGTCCCGCCGCCCGGCAGCGGGCGGCGAAGCGACCCTCGATCGTGCCGAAGCCGTAGACGAACTGGTAGACGAGGGACAGCGCGCTGGTGATCTTGTCGTCCGGCAGTCCGCTGTTGCGCATCACGGCCAGCGCGGCGTTGCTGAAGACCACCGCGTTGGGCCCGATGTTGAGGTACTCCCCCAGCAGCGCGGGCACCCAGGAGTGGCGGACCATCACCTGCCGGTATTCGGCCGCGAGCTGGCGCAGCTGCTCACGCCAGTCGCGCGGCTCGGCCGGGGAGTGCTCATGCCCCTCGACGGGCCCGACCGCCTCCATGGGCAGCGCTATCTCGCCCATCGCGGCGTCGAGGACGAGTTCGAGCAGATGGTCCTTGGTCTCCACGTACCAGTAGACCGACATGGCGGTCACCCCGAGCTCCGCCGCGAGCCGCCGCATCGAGAAGCCCGACAGACCCTCGGCGTCCAGCAGCCGCATCGTCGCCGCGACGATCTTCAGATGGTCGAGCCCGACGGGCTGCTGATCGCCCTTGCGCTTGGGGGCCTTGCGTTCGGAGAGCCAGACGCTGGACCGCGGGCGGACGGTACGGCTGCCGGTTGCCATGGCGGCGCCTCTCTTTCTCCGATGCGCTGGCACCACGCGTACCGGGACCCGGCACGCGGCACCTCACTCCCTGCAGATGCTATGCCGCCGGGGCCTCCTGTGAAGATCGTTCAGCCCTGCTGAGCAGGAGCGCGGCCAGCAGCCCGCCCGCCAGCACGGCCGCCGCGCCGACGAGCTGGCTGGTCTCCAGCCCAGAGGAGAAGGCGTCCGTGACGGCCGCCCGGTCCCCGGGGGTACGGGCCGCGGCGAGGGCGGCCGGGAGCGAACCGGCTCCGGCGGCGGCCGCGGGCAGCAGCGAGCTGAAGCGGGAGTTGAGCACCGCGCCGAGGACGGCCACGCCGAGCCCGTTGCCGAACTCGGTGAGGGTCCCGTTGACCCCCGCGCCCACACCCGCCTTCTCCGGGGGGATGGCCGACATGATGGCGTTCGCCATCGCGGGCATGGCGAGCGCGATCCCGGCCCCCATCACCACCAGTCCCAGCAGCATTCCGCCATAGCCGTCCGCGCCGAGGACCGCGATGAGCGCGAGGCCGACCGCGAGCAGCCCCATACCGCTCACGATCGTCAGCGGCGTCCCGAGCTTCGGCAGCAGCCGGGCGCCGACCCCGGTGAGATTGAGCGCCACGATCACCAGCGCGAGCGGCGCGGTGCGCAGCCCCGCGTCCAGCGCGTCGTAGCCGAGCACGAACTGCAGATGCTGCGTGAGCAGGAAGAGCGAACCGCCCATCCCGAAGGCGACGAGGATGCCGCCCGCGACGGCGCCCACGAAGCGGCGGTCCCTGAAGAAGTGCATGTCCAGCATCGGATACGGAATATGACGCTCCCACAGCGCGAAACCGGTCAGCACCACGACCCCGACGAAGGCGGACAGCAGCACCCGGACCGAGGTCCAGCCGTGGTCGGGCCCGGCGATGATCGCGTAGACGACTCCGGTCATACCGATGGTGGAGAGCACCGCGCCCAGCAGATCGGGCCGGTCGCCGACCGGGTCCTTGGACTCGGGCACCAGCCAGATCACGGCGATCAGCCCGAGCAGCGCGACCGGGATGTTGATCAGGAAGATCGAGCCCCACCAGAAGTGCTCCAGCAGCGCGCCTCCGATCAGCGGCCCGGCGGCGAAGCCGAGCGAGCTGACCGCGCCCCACAGGCCGATCGCCTTGGTCCGCTCGGTCTCGTCGAAGATCTGCACCACGACGGCGAGCGTCGTGGTCATCAGCAGCGCTCCGCCGACCCCCATGCCCGCGCGGGCGGCGATGAGCTGGCCGGCCCCCTGCGCCAGCGACGCGAACAGCGAGCCGACCCCGAACAGGGCGAGCCCCGCGACCAGCATCTTCTTACGGCCGTAGCGGTCCGCGGCATTGCCCGCGGTGAGCAGCAGCCCCGACTGGACCAGCGAATAGGCGCTGATCATCCACTGGATCTCGGCGGTGCTCGCGTCCATCTCCCGGGCTAGGGAGGGGACCGCGACATTGAGGATCGTGTTGTCCAGCAACACGGTGAGCTGGGCGAGGCAGATCACGGCGAGGATCAGCCAGCGCTGTGGATGACCACCCGGGGACGGGCCGGGTGGAGCGGAGGCGGCGTCGGCGGTCGAAACCGTCATGGGGACTCCAGGCAGAGGCTTCAACGGTGTATGACGATGTGGTTGCTGTACACCGTACAAGCATGGCTGTACGGCGTACAGCGAATTGCCGTCCACACGCCGCACGCGCGTACGGGCCGGTGGCCAGGGGGAAACCCGGCCACCGGCCCGTACGTACGGGACTCCTGCGTCAGTCGAAGAGCGTCCAGGACGCCGAGGACGCCGACGACTTCGAGGACGTCGAGGACGTCTGTGTCAGGTCATAGAGCGTGGTGCTGCCCACGGTGACCTTCTTGTAGGTGGCCTCGATCCAGGAGGTGATCTGGGACGAGGTCCCCTGGCCGCCACCCGGCCCGCCGCCCATACCGGTGCCCGAGGAGATGAAGTAGTGGATCTTGCCCTGCTTCACATACTCCTTGAACTGGGCGAGCGTCGGGGACGGGTCGCTGCCGTTGAAGCCGCCGATGGCCATCACGGGCTTCTGGGTGGCGAGTTGATAGCTCGCGGCGTTCTGGGAGCCGATCGCCGCGGCCGCCCAGGTGTAGTCGTCGGCGTTCTTCTCCAGCTTCGCCTCCGTCTTGGCGTCGACCTGCTGACCGTCGAGCAGTCCGCCCATGCCGCCGCCGCGCCGGCCGCCCTCGCCCATGCCGCCGCCACCGGGCAGCATGCCCGGTCGGCCGTTCTGCCCCTGGCCCTGACCCTGCCCCTGGGCATTGCCCTTACCGTTCTGCGGAGACTGGCCGCCGCCCGGGAAACCGCCGCCGGGGAAGCCGTTCTGACCCCCCGACTGACCGCCGCCGGTGCCCCCGCCCGGCATGCCCTGCCGACCGCCCTGCCCCTGACCTTGCTGCCCCTGACCCTGCTGGCCCTGGCCACCCTGTTGATTGCCCTGGCCCTGCACCTGCCGGCCCGCGCCCTGGCGTCCGTTCTGCATCCCCGGCGGGCCGCCCATCCGGCCGCCGCCACCGGGGCCGCCCATACCGCCCGCCACCGACGGACCGGCCGTCACGATGGAGCCGCGCTTCGGGGTGTCCACCGTGTTGAGCGTGTACGCGACCGGCCCGGCCAGCCCCGCCGCGAGGCCGAGGCCCGCCGCGGCCAGCGCCGCCTTCCGGCCGAGGCGCGCCGTCAACAGCAGTCCGGCCGCCGCCACGAGTCCGCCGATCAGCACCGCCCAGCGCAGCCAGGGGTGCCAGTCCGCCGACCGCCCCAGCAGCACGTACGACATATAGGCGGTCATCGCGACCGTGACGGCCAGCACCGCCGAGGCCGCCGACCCCGCCCGGCCGCCTTCGTTCCGCCGCTCCCACAGCAGCGCCGCGCCCATGCCCACGACCGCCGCGATATAGGGCGCCAGGGCGATGTTGTAGTACTGGTGGAAGATCCCGGACATGAAGCTGAAGGTGGCGAACGTCATCAGCAGCGCCCCGCCCCACACCAGGAAGGCCGCGCGCCGGGTGTCGGTGCGCCCCGCCCGCCAGGTCAGCCAGATCCCGGCCGCCAGCAGGATGAACGCCGCGGGCAGCAGCCAGGCGATTTGACCCCCCATGTCGGAGCCGAAGAGCCGGTCGATCCCGGTCTCGCCCCACCTGCCACCACCGCCACCGCCGCCACCCGGGCCGCCCCCGCCGACGCTGCCGGTCTCATTGCCGTTGATCCGGCCCAGCCCGTTGTAGCCGAAGGTCAGCTCCAGGAAGCTGTTGTGCTGCGAGCCGCCGATGTACGGACGCGAGGACGCCGGCCACAGCTCGACGATCGCGACCCACCAGCCGCCGGAAACCACCATGGCGAGCCCCGCGAGCAGCAGTTGCCCGATCCGCCGGCCGAACTTCGCCGGGGCGCACACCGCGTACACCACCGCGAGCGGCGGCAGGATCAGCCACGCCTGCAGGGTCTTGGTGAGGAAGCCGAGGCCGAAGCAGACCCCCGCGAGCAACAGCCACTTGGTGCGGGCGTCCTCCAGCGCGCGCAGCACGCAGTAGACGGCCGAGACCATGAGCAGACACAGCAGCGCGTCGGGGTTGTTGAAGCGGAACATCAGCGCCGCGACCGGGGTGACCGCGAGCGCCGCGCCCGCGATAAGCCCGGCGGCCGCGCTGAACCTGCGCCGTACGGCCGCGTACAGCACCCCGACCGTCGCGACGCCCATGAGCGCCTCGGGGACGAGGACCGCCCAGGAGGAGAGGCCGAAGAGCCGCACCGACAGGGCCATCGGCCACAGCGCGGCCGGGGGCTTGTCGACGGTGATGGAGTTCGCGGCGTCGGAGGAGCCGAAGAAGAACGCCTTCCAGCTCTCGCTGCCCGCCTGTACGGCCGCCGAGTAGAACTGGTTGGCGTAGGCGGACGCGCCCAGGCTCCACAGATAGAGCACGGTGGTCGCGGCCAGCAGGGCCCACAGGGCGGGCCGCGCCCAGCGCGGGTCCTCCGGCCGTCCCCGCCAGACCCGCGTCAGGCGCGAACCGCCGGTGGCCTGGGGCCGCGCCGCCTGCCGCCCGTCCATGGCCGCCGGGGTCGCCGGGGTCGCCGGGGTCGCCGGGGTCGCCGGGGCCGCCGGAGCCACCTGGGTCGCCGGAGCCACCTGGCCTGCCGGGATCGCCGAGGCCGCCAGGGGCTGGGGAGGCTGCGGGGGAGCCGGCAGCTGCGAGGCCGCCGGGCGCTGCGGGGGCGGGGGTCCGGCGTCCCGGCTGCCGTGGTCGTACGTCGTCATCGGTTGTCGTTCCTCAAGTCGTCGGTGGTGGCGCCGCTGTCCGACGGGAAGACCCAGGCCCGGAAGAGCAGGAAGCGCAGAACGGTCGCAGCGAGGTTCGCCGCGATCAGCACGGCCAGTTCGGTGCCGTGCGCGGCGGTGCCGGGGCGGCGGTGCCGGGGGCGGCGTCCAGAGCGGCGAGGGAGCCGCTGGTCAGCACGAGGCCGATGCCGAAGACGACCAGCCCCTGGGCCTGGTGGCGCATCGCGCGGTCCCGGCCCCGCACCCGA contains:
- a CDS encoding glycosyltransferase family 39 protein translates to MTTYDHGSRDAGPPPPQRPAASQLPAPPQPPQPLAASAIPAGQVAPATQVAPAAPATPATPATPATPAAMDGRQAARPQATGGSRLTRVWRGRPEDPRWARPALWALLAATTVLYLWSLGASAYANQFYSAAVQAGSESWKAFFFGSSDAANSITVDKPPAALWPMALSVRLFGLSSWAVLVPEALMGVATVGVLYAAVRRRFSAAAGLIAGAALAVTPVAALMFRFNNPDALLCLLMVSAVYCVLRALEDARTKWLLLAGVCFGLGFLTKTLQAWLILPPLAVVYAVCAPAKFGRRIGQLLLAGLAMVVSGGWWVAIVELWPASSRPYIGGSQHNSFLELTFGYNGLGRINGNETGSVGGGGPGGGGGGGGRWGETGIDRLFGSDMGGQIAWLLPAAFILLAAGIWLTWRAGRTDTRRAAFLVWGGALLMTFATFSFMSGIFHQYYNIALAPYIAAVVGMGAALLWERRNEGGRAGSAASAVLAVTVAMTAYMSYVLLGRSADWHPWLRWAVLIGGLVAAAGLLLTARLGRKAALAAAGLGLAAGLAGPVAYTLNTVDTPKRGSIVTAGPSVAGGMGGPGGGGRMGGPPGMQNGRQGAGRQVQGQGNQQGGQGQQGQGQQGQGQGGRQGMPGGGTGGGQSGGQNGFPGGGFPGGGQSPQNGKGNAQGQGQGQGQNGRPGMLPGGGGMGEGGRRGGGMGGLLDGQQVDAKTEAKLEKNADDYTWAAAAIGSQNAASYQLATQKPVMAIGGFNGSDPSPTLAQFKEYVKQGKIHYFISSGTGMGGGPGGGQGTSSQITSWIEATYKKVTVGSTTLYDLTQTSSTSSKSSASSASWTLFD